A single window of Flavobacterium sp. 140616W15 DNA harbors:
- a CDS encoding PhzF family phenazine biosynthesis protein, translating to MKERIALEYYVLDVFSNTSYKGNPLSVVFTDGDLELEVYQNISKEFGYSETSFVYYSTKQKALNVRSFTPMGFEIDGAGHNLLGAVSGALLKELPIFDEQNEDNRFVIMKHSPIRLTASFDSVTQYPIVQMHQKQAVIKHQIPTYRIAIALGLKIEDLEVNMLVPTVVQTEVAHVMVPIRTAQLLNDCTPDSKLLIEISKEYQFEGFYCFTITDNNKDNIVEARFFNPIIGIHEDAATGTAAGPLIGFLTKMKYTQPNKEYQILQGVKLNQPSLIEVMSRENDILVGGSSAITMRGELYI from the coding sequence ATGAAAGAGAGAATAGCATTAGAATACTATGTTTTGGATGTGTTTTCTAATACGAGTTATAAAGGAAACCCATTGTCTGTTGTTTTTACTGATGGCGATTTAGAGTTAGAAGTGTACCAAAATATTTCTAAGGAATTTGGATACTCAGAAACCTCCTTTGTTTATTACTCTACAAAACAAAAAGCACTTAATGTTCGTTCATTTACACCTATGGGTTTTGAAATAGATGGAGCAGGACACAATTTATTAGGAGCAGTTAGTGGTGCATTGTTAAAAGAATTACCAATATTCGATGAACAAAATGAGGACAATCGTTTTGTAATCATGAAACATTCACCAATACGATTAACCGCAAGTTTTGATTCTGTCACACAATATCCTATTGTACAAATGCATCAAAAACAAGCTGTAATAAAACATCAAATTCCCACTTACAGAATTGCAATAGCACTTGGTCTGAAAATAGAAGATTTAGAAGTTAATATGCTTGTTCCAACAGTTGTTCAAACAGAAGTTGCTCATGTAATGGTTCCAATCAGAACTGCCCAATTACTTAATGACTGCACGCCTGACAGCAAACTATTAATTGAAATATCAAAAGAATACCAATTTGAAGGATTTTATTGTTTTACAATCACCGATAATAATAAAGATAACATCGTCGAGGCACGATTTTTTAATCCCATAATCGGAATACATGAAGATGCTGCCACAGGAACCGCAGCCGGTCCTTTAATAGGTTTTTTAACAAAGATGAAGTATACACAACCTAACAAGGAATATCAAATCTTACAGGGCGTAAAATTAAACCAACCCTCGCTCATTGAAGTAATGAGTAGAGAAAATGATATTTTAGTTGGTGGCTCTTCTGCTATAACAATGCGTGGAGAGCTTTATATATAA
- a CDS encoding MBL fold metallo-hydrolase, producing the protein MKEIYHLNCVKIVSPVNDNVCGHCILIKENDNLILIDTGIGLLDIQQPLERIGQELIDMVGYRFNENQTAIRQIEELGLDPKKVTDCIISHLDNDHIGGLADFPNATVHVGIEEYENYNSGSPRYLKAPLSHNPTIKTYKKSDLNWFGFEARKVATNTETEIFLIPLFGHTLGHCGVALKKDNKWIFYIADAYYMRIELNDSSHPVNQLARMRAEDNDLRLNSLDKIRTLINEHPEIEVFGYHDIEEFRLYEKQPLSQQDK; encoded by the coding sequence ATGAAAGAAATATATCATTTAAACTGCGTAAAAATTGTTTCACCAGTAAACGATAATGTTTGCGGACATTGTATTTTAATCAAGGAGAACGATAATCTTATTTTAATAGATACAGGAATTGGGCTTTTAGATATCCAACAACCATTAGAAAGAATAGGACAAGAACTTATTGATATGGTTGGATACCGTTTTAACGAAAATCAAACCGCTATTAGACAAATTGAAGAATTAGGGCTCGATCCTAAAAAAGTCACCGATTGCATTATATCGCATCTGGATAATGATCACATTGGTGGACTTGCTGACTTTCCTAATGCAACAGTTCATGTGGGAATTGAAGAATATGAAAACTATAATTCAGGAAGTCCAAGATATTTAAAAGCACCTTTATCCCATAATCCAACGATCAAGACATATAAAAAATCAGATTTGAATTGGTTCGGATTTGAAGCGAGAAAAGTGGCTACAAATACCGAGACAGAAATTTTCCTTATTCCACTTTTTGGACATACCTTAGGGCATTGTGGAGTAGCTTTAAAAAAAGACAATAAATGGATATTTTATATTGCAGATGCCTACTATATGAGGATAGAACTCAATGATAGTAGCCATCCCGTAAACCAATTAGCCAGAATGAGAGCCGAAGACAATGATTTAAGATTAAACTCCTTAGATAAAATCAGGACTTTAATAAATGAACACCCAGAAATTGAAGTTTTTGGATATCATGATATTGAAGAATTTAGACTTTACGAGAAACAACCATTAAGTCAACAAGATAAATAG
- a CDS encoding DUF4375 domain-containing protein, translated as MEFGRIIISETAMNSENLQDVIHSNISVINLMREEKVDDDLIHEDALMSYYLDYYTSQYTEGNFAQFVYNSSWNAELNELIEEGLALLGAEKHLELFQQQSKKVKLMSSVKLSKFLKGKLDGVNPIRDLLNNDTFYEIEENLVTLNANFLKSHPDLEVLSVDDMFATLEEFVGHEIKRA; from the coding sequence ATGGAATTTGGGAGAATAATAATTTCTGAAACGGCAATGAATAGTGAAAATCTTCAAGATGTGATTCACTCAAATATTTCGGTAATTAATTTAATGCGCGAAGAAAAAGTTGATGATGACCTGATTCATGAAGATGCTTTAATGAGTTATTATTTAGATTATTATACTTCACAATACACAGAAGGGAATTTTGCTCAATTTGTATATAATTCAAGCTGGAATGCAGAATTAAATGAATTAATAGAAGAAGGTTTGGCACTACTTGGCGCTGAGAAACATTTGGAATTATTCCAACAACAAAGCAAGAAAGTAAAATTAATGAGTAGTGTAAAACTCAGTAAATTCTTGAAAGGTAAACTAGATGGTGTAAACCCAATAAGGGATTTGCTTAACAATGATACTTTTTATGAAATAGAGGAAAATCTCGTTACGTTGAATGCCAATTTTTTAAAATCTCACCCAGATTTAGAAGTCCTTTCGGTAGATGATATGTTTGCTACTTTGGAGGAATTTGTGGGACATGAGATTAAGAGAGCATAA
- the serS gene encoding serine--tRNA ligase — protein MLQIAFIRENQEKVITALAKRNIDAKSAVEEVVQLDEKRRATQVELDNILSESNKLSKDIGELMKAGEKSKAAILKEKTVVLKEKSKELADKADVLTQDLTNKLYALPNLPADIVPAGKTPEENLNVFEEGEIPVLHEGAQPHWDLVKKYDIIDFELGVKIAGAGFPVYKGKGARLQRALINYFLDKNTAAGYNEVQVPHLVNEASGYGTGQLPDKEGQMYHSTIDDLYLIPTAEVPVTNLFRDVILSESELPVLHTAYTPCFRREAGSYGAHVRGLNRLHQFDKVEIVRVEHPDNSYAALDGMVEHVKNILQELKLPYRILRLCGGDMGFTAALTYDFEVFSTAQDRWLEISSVSNFETFQANRLKLRFKDKDGKNQLAHTLNGSSLALPRVLAGILENYQTPEGIVIPEVLRPYCGFDIID, from the coding sequence ATGTTACAAATCGCATTTATTAGAGAGAATCAGGAAAAAGTAATTACAGCTTTGGCAAAACGAAATATCGATGCCAAAAGTGCTGTTGAAGAAGTGGTGCAACTAGACGAAAAACGTCGTGCAACTCAAGTTGAGTTGGATAACATTTTGTCTGAATCTAATAAATTATCCAAAGATATTGGCGAATTGATGAAAGCAGGTGAAAAATCTAAAGCCGCTATCTTAAAAGAGAAAACTGTTGTATTAAAAGAGAAAAGTAAAGAGTTAGCTGATAAAGCAGATGTTTTGACGCAAGATTTGACGAATAAGCTATATGCTTTACCAAATCTTCCAGCTGATATTGTTCCTGCAGGAAAAACTCCAGAAGAGAATTTAAATGTTTTCGAAGAAGGTGAAATTCCAGTGTTGCATGAAGGTGCACAACCACATTGGGATTTGGTAAAGAAATATGATATTATCGATTTTGAGTTAGGTGTAAAAATTGCTGGAGCAGGATTTCCTGTTTATAAAGGAAAAGGCGCCAGATTACAACGTGCTTTGATCAATTATTTTTTAGATAAAAACACTGCTGCAGGATATAATGAAGTGCAAGTACCACATTTGGTAAATGAAGCTTCAGGTTATGGAACAGGTCAATTGCCAGACAAAGAAGGGCAAATGTATCATTCGACTATTGATGATTTATATTTAATCCCAACTGCAGAAGTTCCTGTAACGAATTTGTTTCGTGATGTTATTTTAAGCGAAAGTGAATTACCAGTTTTGCATACTGCCTATACACCTTGTTTCCGTCGTGAAGCAGGTTCTTATGGAGCACATGTACGTGGATTAAACCGCTTGCACCAATTTGACAAAGTCGAAATTGTACGCGTTGAGCATCCAGATAATTCATATGCAGCGCTTGACGGAATGGTTGAGCATGTGAAAAACATTCTACAGGAATTAAAATTACCATATCGAATTTTACGTTTGTGTGGAGGTGATATGGGTTTTACCGCTGCATTAACATATGATTTTGAGGTTTTTTCTACAGCGCAAGATCGTTGGTTAGAAATTAGTTCAGTATCTAATTTTGAAACTTTTCAGGCAAATCGTTTAAAATTACGTTTTAAAGATAAAGACGGTAAGAATCAATTGGCTCATACATTAAACGGAAGTTCATTGGCATTACCAAGAGTTCTTGCTGGAATTCTTGAAAACTACCAAACACCAGAAGGAATCGTAATTCCAGAAGTATTACGTCCATACTGTGGGTTTGATATTATAGATTAA
- a CDS encoding tetratricopeptide repeat protein: MKNIFIYIVLLWSTFALAQNEQLAQYYYDKGDFEKAKISYQELLDNNPSNTQYFYRAIDCYQQLQQFDVADKIIQNRFNKYKQGTILIELGYNFQLQKNDTKAKTYYDQALDKILTNPNEVFGIANSFEKKVLLEYALKAYQQATKIQPSFNFNFQIGLLYGQMGKTDMMIETLLTESYTNQQNTPLIQSQLSRFMADEADTTFNDALRKSLILRTQKEQDVFWNHYLSWFYVQQKEFGKAFIQEKAIYKRDPESLSSIVNLAQFAIDDDDPEAAQEILAFVLENTKDLDLLVQANTYLYKIKIDKATEKEYPVIQTGLQGLLTTYGISPFTLSLQLIQAHFLAFDLKKSEEAKSIVKKALELQLNDYQRAQAKMELADILLYEEKFNQALLYYSQIELDLKNDVMAHEASLKAAKTSYFKTDFVWALKQFKELKSASTQLIANDALEYFLLINDNTVADSTQTALKQFAKADYLIFQNRNQDAIVQFQNILKTFKGQEIEAVTLLRLGQIYEDLGDYNSAISQYQLIIDQHSDGIYIDEALFFSAEIYNKKLQDSEKAKALYEKIIFNHQDSIYFVDARKRYRELRGDTNL, encoded by the coding sequence ATGAAAAATATTTTTATCTATATCGTTTTGTTGTGGTCTACTTTTGCGTTAGCTCAAAATGAGCAATTAGCGCAGTATTATTATGATAAAGGTGATTTTGAAAAAGCAAAAATCAGTTATCAGGAGTTGTTGGATAATAATCCTTCGAATACACAATATTTTTATAGAGCAATTGACTGTTATCAGCAATTACAGCAGTTTGATGTAGCTGATAAAATTATCCAAAACCGTTTTAATAAGTACAAACAAGGTACTATTTTAATAGAATTGGGATATAATTTTCAGTTGCAAAAAAATGATACTAAAGCCAAAACATACTACGATCAGGCTTTAGATAAAATTTTGACCAATCCTAACGAAGTGTTTGGAATAGCCAATTCTTTTGAGAAAAAAGTATTGCTGGAATATGCTCTAAAAGCATATCAGCAGGCAACTAAAATTCAACCTAGTTTTAATTTTAATTTTCAGATCGGTTTGTTGTACGGACAAATGGGTAAGACGGATATGATGATTGAAACATTGTTGACAGAGTCTTATACCAATCAGCAGAACACACCACTTATTCAGAGTCAGTTATCAAGATTTATGGCTGACGAAGCCGATACAACATTTAATGATGCATTGCGAAAATCCCTTATTTTAAGGACTCAAAAAGAACAAGATGTTTTTTGGAATCACTATTTGAGTTGGTTTTATGTGCAACAAAAAGAATTTGGAAAAGCTTTTATTCAGGAAAAAGCCATTTATAAGCGTGATCCTGAATCGCTTTCGAGTATTGTAAATTTGGCACAATTTGCTATTGATGATGATGATCCAGAAGCCGCTCAAGAGATTTTAGCTTTCGTTTTAGAGAACACAAAAGACTTAGATTTGCTAGTGCAGGCAAATACCTATTTGTATAAAATAAAAATCGATAAGGCTACTGAAAAAGAATATCCAGTAATTCAAACAGGGCTTCAAGGACTGTTAACAACTTATGGTATAAGTCCTTTTACTTTATCTTTACAATTAATTCAAGCTCATTTTTTAGCTTTTGATTTAAAAAAATCTGAAGAGGCTAAGTCGATTGTGAAAAAAGCACTCGAATTGCAGCTTAATGACTATCAACGGGCACAAGCTAAAATGGAATTAGCTGATATTTTGCTTTATGAAGAAAAATTTAATCAGGCGTTATTGTATTACTCACAAATAGAATTGGACTTGAAAAATGATGTTATGGCACACGAAGCAAGTCTAAAAGCTGCCAAAACAAGCTATTTTAAAACCGATTTTGTTTGGGCTTTAAAACAGTTTAAAGAACTTAAATCGGCTAGTACACAGTTGATTGCAAATGATGCTTTGGAGTATTTTTTATTGATAAACGATAATACTGTTGCCGATTCTACACAAACTGCTTTGAAACAATTTGCTAAGGCAGACTACCTTATATTTCAAAATAGAAACCAAGATGCAATAGTACAATTTCAAAATATATTAAAAACTTTTAAAGGACAAGAAATAGAAGCCGTAACTTTGCTGCGATTAGGACAAATTTACGAGGATTTAGGCGATTATAATTCGGCTATAAGTCAATATCAATTGATTATCGATCAGCACAGTGACGGAATCTATATTGATGAAGCTTTGTTCTTTTCGGCAGAGATTTACAATAAGAAATTACAGGATTCCGAAAAGGCAAAAGCCTTATACGAGAAAATAATTTTTAATCATCAGGACAGTATTTATTTTGTAGATGCCAGAAAGAGATATAGGGAATTAAGAGGCGATACTAATTTATAA
- a CDS encoding DUF4286 family protein, whose product MIIYNITTNIHESVHDQWLNWMQQKHIPEILATGKFSSARIVKVLVDEEMGGITYSVQYVTDSKETLEKYYLEDEPAFSQEALRLFADKMLSFRTELEFISDH is encoded by the coding sequence ATGATTATTTACAACATTACCACAAACATACATGAAAGTGTGCATGACCAATGGTTAAATTGGATGCAACAAAAACATATTCCTGAAATTTTAGCAACAGGAAAATTTTCATCAGCACGAATTGTAAAAGTTTTAGTAGATGAAGAGATGGGAGGAATTACTTACTCTGTTCAATATGTAACCGATAGCAAGGAAACGTTAGAGAAGTATTACCTAGAAGACGAGCCAGCTTTTAGTCAGGAAGCATTGCGATTATTTGCTGATAAGATGCTTTCTTTTAGAACAGAATTAGAGTTTATCTCAGATCATTAA
- the rsmA gene encoding 16S rRNA (adenine(1518)-N(6)/adenine(1519)-N(6))-dimethyltransferase RsmA: protein MEKVKAKKHLGQHFLKDESIAKAIADTLSLKGYDEVLEIGPGMGVLTKYLLEKPINTYVIEIDTESVTYLDENYPKLKDKIISKDFLKYDINEVFEKKQFAIIGNFPYNISTQIVFKTLEYRDQIPEFSGMFQKEVAQRICEKKGSKAYGILSVLAQAFYDTEYLFTVDENVFIPPPKVKSGVMKMTRKEDYSLPCGEKLFFTVVKTAFQQRRKTLRNSLKTLNLSDKLREDTIFDLRPEQLDVAEFIALTQKIEADGV, encoded by the coding sequence ATGGAAAAAGTAAAAGCCAAAAAACATCTCGGACAACATTTCCTAAAGGATGAAAGCATTGCTAAGGCAATCGCAGATACGTTGAGTTTAAAAGGATATGACGAGGTTCTGGAAATTGGACCAGGAATGGGTGTGCTAACAAAATATTTGTTAGAAAAACCAATCAATACCTATGTTATCGAAATCGATACTGAATCGGTAACTTATCTGGATGAGAATTATCCAAAATTAAAAGATAAAATTATTTCAAAAGATTTTTTGAAATATGATATAAATGAAGTTTTCGAAAAGAAACAATTTGCTATAATTGGTAATTTTCCATACAATATTTCTACTCAGATTGTCTTTAAAACATTAGAATATCGTGATCAGATTCCTGAGTTTTCGGGTATGTTCCAAAAAGAGGTAGCACAACGTATTTGTGAAAAGAAAGGATCAAAAGCTTATGGTATACTTTCGGTTTTAGCACAGGCTTTTTATGACACTGAGTACTTGTTTACAGTAGATGAAAATGTATTTATTCCGCCTCCCAAAGTAAAATCGGGTGTTATGAAAATGACCCGAAAAGAAGATTACAGTTTGCCTTGTGGCGAAAAGTTATTCTTTACAGTTGTGAAAACAGCTTTTCAACAACGTAGAAAAACGTTACGTAACAGTTTGAAAACATTAAATTTATCAGACAAGTTAAGAGAAGACACTATCTTTGATTTGCGTCCGGAACAACTAGACGTGGCAGAATTTATAGCATTAACTCAGAAAATAGAAGCCGATGGAGTTTAA
- the mgtE gene encoding magnesium transporter — translation MEFKISKGLIQELENLIQSKNDKQLEVLLNDIHHADIAEILDELDFDKATYIFKVLDSEKTAEILLELEDDLRENILSRLSPKEIAEELDELETNDAADIIGELSKDRKAEVISELQDVEHAKGIVDLLRYAENTAGGIMHKELVKVNENWNVLTCVKEMRIQAENISRVHSIYVVDDEDRLKGRLSLKDLLTTSTRTPVSEVYIKKLHYVDVETPDVEVGRIMEKYDLEAIPVVDELGRLVGRITIDDVIDVIRDEIEKRDTEDIQKFGGLEALELPYVETTLFEMVKKRATWLVVLFIGEMFTASAMGFFEGEIEKAVVLALFVPLIISSGGNSGSQAATLIIRAMALKELTLKDWWYVMKKEIASGFLLGSILGIVGFVRIMIWQKTGLYEYGIHWFFVALTVSFSLLFIVLWGTLSGSMIPFMLKKLKLDPATSSAPFVATLVDVTGLVIYFSIASILLKGRLL, via the coding sequence ATGGAGTTTAAAATCAGCAAAGGTCTAATACAAGAATTAGAAAATCTCATTCAAAGTAAAAACGACAAGCAATTGGAAGTTTTATTGAATGATATTCACCATGCTGATATTGCCGAAATCCTGGATGAATTGGATTTTGATAAAGCAACGTATATATTTAAAGTATTAGATAGCGAAAAAACCGCCGAGATTCTTCTAGAGTTAGAGGATGATTTGCGTGAGAATATATTAAGCAGACTATCGCCAAAAGAGATTGCCGAGGAGCTAGACGAATTAGAAACAAATGATGCTGCCGATATTATTGGTGAATTATCGAAAGATAGAAAAGCCGAAGTAATATCTGAGCTTCAGGACGTAGAGCATGCCAAGGGTATTGTCGATTTATTACGTTATGCTGAGAATACTGCAGGAGGAATCATGCATAAAGAGTTGGTAAAGGTCAATGAAAATTGGAATGTACTTACTTGTGTAAAAGAAATGCGAATTCAGGCAGAGAATATTTCAAGAGTACATTCTATTTATGTGGTTGATGATGAAGATAGATTAAAAGGACGTTTGTCGCTTAAAGATCTATTAACTACTTCTACAAGAACTCCGGTTAGTGAAGTCTATATTAAAAAATTACATTATGTAGATGTAGAAACTCCTGATGTTGAAGTAGGGCGTATCATGGAAAAATACGACTTAGAGGCAATTCCTGTGGTAGATGAATTGGGACGCTTGGTAGGTCGCATTACGATTGATGATGTTATTGATGTCATAAGAGATGAAATAGAAAAAAGAGATACTGAAGACATTCAGAAATTTGGGGGTTTAGAGGCGCTTGAATTACCGTATGTTGAAACTACTCTTTTTGAAATGGTCAAGAAAAGAGCTACCTGGCTAGTGGTTTTGTTTATTGGAGAAATGTTTACTGCATCTGCAATGGGCTTTTTTGAAGGAGAAATAGAGAAAGCTGTAGTTTTGGCATTATTTGTTCCGTTGATTATTTCTAGTGGAGGTAATTCGGGTTCACAAGCTGCAACACTTATTATTCGTGCCATGGCGTTAAAAGAATTAACACTAAAAGATTGGTGGTATGTAATGAAAAAAGAAATTGCGTCAGGATTTTTATTGGGTTCTATATTAGGAATAGTAGGCTTTGTAAGAATTATGATATGGCAAAAAACAGGATTGTATGAATACGGAATCCATTGGTTTTTTGTTGCACTTACTGTTTCTTTTTCTTTATTATTTATTGTATTATGGGGAACGCTTTCGGGCTCTATGATACCATTTATGTTAAAAAAACTTAAGCTGGATCCAGCAACTTCATCGGCGCCATTTGTGGCAACATTAGTTGATGTAACAGGACTAGTTATTTATTTTTCGATTGCGTCCATATTATTGAAAGGTAGATTATTATAG
- the proC gene encoding pyrroline-5-carboxylate reductase produces the protein MKVHIIGGGNLGVSIALGIAKFSKNNQVTITRRNTASILYLQELDITVSSDNKHKIQEADLIILTIKPYQVDTVLAEILPVISNKTIASAVSGLAIDVLQNKTGQEHHVIRIMPNIAAQFGESATCISFSEKDKAQALAVVSLFEDLGTAPIIDEKLMDAATVLGACGTAYALRYIRASMQAGIEIGFDSQTALAIAAQTVKGAAKMLLEEKVHPEQLIDRVTTPQGCTIVGLNEMEHNGFSSSLIKGIKTSLKQIKG, from the coding sequence ATGAAAGTACACATAATAGGAGGAGGGAACCTAGGGGTTTCTATAGCCTTAGGAATTGCAAAATTTTCAAAGAACAATCAAGTTACGATTACCAGAAGAAATACAGCTAGTATTTTGTATTTACAAGAATTAGACATTACGGTTTCATCTGATAATAAGCACAAAATACAAGAAGCAGATCTTATTATTTTGACTATAAAGCCATATCAAGTTGATACGGTTTTGGCCGAAATTCTACCTGTAATTTCTAATAAAACAATAGCTTCAGCAGTAAGTGGGTTGGCAATTGACGTGCTTCAAAATAAAACAGGTCAAGAGCATCATGTGATTAGGATTATGCCCAATATTGCAGCACAATTTGGAGAATCAGCTACATGTATTTCATTTAGTGAAAAAGATAAAGCACAAGCATTAGCAGTGGTATCCTTATTTGAAGATTTAGGTACAGCACCAATTATTGACGAAAAATTAATGGATGCGGCAACTGTTTTAGGCGCTTGCGGTACAGCATATGCATTACGATATATTCGTGCTTCGATGCAAGCAGGTATCGAAATAGGATTTGATTCTCAAACAGCATTAGCAATAGCGGCGCAAACGGTAAAAGGAGCTGCCAAAATGTTGTTAGAAGAAAAAGTACATCCAGAACAGTTAATCGATAGAGTTACTACGCCACAAGGCTGTACAATCGTTGGCTTGAACGAAATGGAACACAATGGCTTTAGTTCATCACTAATAAAAGGAATTAAAACTTCTTTAAAACAAATTAAAGGATAG
- the nhaA gene encoding Na+/H+ antiporter NhaA, whose translation MKLTKTFKSFFQSEKSGGLILLFVTILSLFLANSIFQTEYIAFWETNIGHHSITHWINDGLMTIFFLLIGLELEREIYQGELTSIKNASLPIFGALGGMLIPAGIFLLLNFGTATQNGAGIPMATDIAFAIGILSLLGNRVPSSLKVFLTALAVIDDLGAIIVIALFYTTSISFLYLALAFAVLGVLFIFNRMKIHNLFIYLIGGVIMWYFMLNSGVHATITGVLLAFVIPFGDGGKKTSSYKLQHFLHKPVAFFILPLFALANTCIAISSDWHEGLSHPNALGIILGLVIGKPLGIALFAFLGVTLGICTLPKELKWSYVIGAGMLGGIGFTMSIFITLLAFNEPEVITFSKIAILLASFMAGLLGFIYLKFSLSKKQIKHT comes from the coding sequence ATGAAATTAACAAAAACATTTAAGTCCTTTTTTCAAAGTGAAAAATCAGGAGGACTCATCTTACTCTTCGTAACGATTCTTTCTCTTTTTCTAGCCAACTCAATATTTCAAACCGAATATATTGCTTTTTGGGAAACCAATATCGGACATCACTCAATAACACATTGGATCAATGATGGCTTGATGACTATTTTCTTTTTGTTAATAGGATTAGAATTAGAACGCGAAATCTATCAAGGTGAATTAACCAGTATAAAAAATGCATCATTACCCATTTTTGGTGCTTTGGGCGGAATGTTAATTCCTGCTGGAATATTTTTATTGCTAAATTTCGGAACTGCTACCCAAAACGGAGCAGGAATCCCAATGGCTACCGATATTGCTTTTGCAATTGGAATTTTATCTCTTTTAGGGAATAGAGTTCCCTCTTCTCTTAAAGTCTTTCTTACTGCTCTTGCTGTAATCGACGATTTAGGCGCTATTATAGTTATTGCATTATTTTACACTACAAGTATATCCTTTCTATACCTGGCTCTTGCATTTGCTGTTTTAGGAGTGTTATTTATTTTTAACCGAATGAAAATTCACAATCTCTTTATTTATTTGATTGGTGGAGTTATCATGTGGTACTTTATGCTTAACTCTGGAGTTCACGCTACTATAACTGGTGTTTTATTGGCTTTTGTAATTCCGTTTGGAGATGGAGGCAAGAAAACTTCTTCTTATAAACTACAGCACTTTTTACACAAACCAGTTGCCTTTTTTATCTTGCCATTATTTGCATTGGCAAATACTTGTATTGCTATTAGCTCAGACTGGCATGAAGGATTAAGCCACCCCAATGCCTTAGGAATCATTCTAGGTTTGGTAATAGGAAAACCACTAGGAATAGCTCTATTTGCCTTCTTAGGAGTTACATTAGGAATTTGTACACTTCCAAAAGAGCTTAAATGGTCGTATGTTATAGGTGCAGGAATGCTTGGAGGAATTGGATTCACAATGTCTATATTTATAACCTTACTTGCTTTTAATGAACCTGAAGTAATTACTTTTTCTAAAATAGCCATTTTGCTGGCTTCTTTTATGGCTGGATTATTAGGTTTTATATACTTGAAATTTTCTCTCTCAAAAAAGCAAATCAAACATACTTAA
- a CDS encoding 2-hydroxyacid dehydrogenase: protein MPIKVLHIDSNHPILWEQLEEAGFENYADFTSTKEEIEAKIKDYQGIVIRSRFKIDKQFIDKAINLKFIARVGAGLESIDCDYAISKGIELIAAPEGNRNAVAEHTLGMILSLFNKLNLADSEIRSGQWNRESNRGHELDGKTVGIIGYGNMGKAFAKKLRGFDVEVLCYDIQDNVGDENAKQVSLQELQEKTDVLSLHIPWTPETDKMVDATFINGFKKPLWIINTSRGKNIVTADLVAAMESGKVLGAGLDVLEYEKLSFETLFQDKNTPEAFQYLLDGRKVILTPHIAGWTFESHERLAQVIVDKIKAVCL from the coding sequence ATGCCAATTAAAGTTTTACATATCGATAGCAATCATCCAATTCTTTGGGAACAATTAGAAGAAGCGGGATTTGAAAATTATGCAGATTTTACTTCTACCAAAGAAGAAATTGAAGCAAAAATCAAGGATTATCAAGGAATTGTAATTAGAAGTCGTTTTAAAATCGATAAACAATTTATCGATAAAGCAATAAATTTAAAATTTATAGCACGAGTTGGAGCAGGACTAGAGAGTATAGATTGCGATTATGCCATATCTAAAGGAATTGAACTTATTGCCGCTCCTGAAGGAAACCGTAATGCAGTTGCTGAACATACATTGGGGATGATTCTTTCTCTTTTTAATAAACTAAATCTTGCTGATAGTGAAATTCGTTCAGGACAATGGAACAGAGAAAGTAATCGTGGTCACGAGCTTGATGGAAAAACGGTAGGAATTATAGGTTACGGAAATATGGGTAAAGCATTTGCAAAAAAATTGAGAGGTTTTGATGTAGAAGTTTTATGCTATGATATTCAAGATAATGTAGGTGATGAAAATGCTAAACAAGTTTCGTTACAAGAACTTCAAGAAAAAACAGATGTGCTGAGTTTGCACATTCCGTGGACACCAGAAACGGATAAAATGGTAGATGCAACATTTATCAATGGGTTCAAAAAACCACTATGGATCATTAATACCTCAAGAGGAAAAAATATTGTTACTGCCGATTTAGTAGCTGCAATGGAATCTGGGAAGGTGCTTGGGGCAGGTTTGGATGTTTTGGAATATGAAAAATTATCTTTCGAAACACTTTTTCAGGACAAGAATACACCAGAAGCTTTTCAATATTTATTAGACGGAAGAAAAGTAATCTTAACGCCACATATTGCAGGGTGGACATTTGAGAGCCACGAGCGTTTAGCGCAAGTAATTGTCGATAAAATTAAAGCTGTTTGTTTGTAA